Proteins encoded within one genomic window of Meiothermus sp. Pnk-1:
- a CDS encoding TlpA disulfide reductase family protein, with the protein MWWKFAGVVLAGAMLMALAAKPGEKAPDFRLADARGTTYTLASFQGKPVVITFWASWCPVCKAEFPKLHRLAQEYQIPFVVISREPRDSTQVVLSYMKAYPAFLPLVAAPGGDTPATVANRFKVLGQPWTFVLDGEGRIVNLYAGQVEVEAIKDDLALAGYRGATP; encoded by the coding sequence ATGTGGTGGAAATTCGCCGGTGTGGTTTTGGCAGGGGCCATGCTGATGGCTTTGGCGGCTAAACCTGGCGAGAAGGCCCCGGACTTTCGTCTGGCCGATGCGAGAGGTACCACCTACACCTTGGCGAGCTTCCAGGGCAAACCGGTGGTCATTACTTTTTGGGCGAGCTGGTGTCCAGTGTGTAAGGCAGAGTTCCCCAAGTTGCACCGGCTGGCCCAGGAGTACCAGATTCCTTTCGTGGTCATCAGCCGCGAGCCCCGTGACAGCACCCAGGTAGTGCTTTCTTACATGAAGGCATACCCCGCCTTCTTGCCCCTGGTGGCTGCTCCGGGAGGGGATACTCCGGCCACCGTCGCCAACCGCTTCAAGGTGCTGGGTCAGCCTTGGACTTTCGTCTTAGATGGCGAAGGCCGGATCGTCAACCTCTACGCCGGTCAGGTGGAGGTGGAGGCGATCAAGGACGACCTGGCCCTGGCAGGGTATCGGGGGGCTACGCCTTGA
- the pglZ gene encoding BREX-3 system phosphatase PglZ, which produces MGTWRDQILSEFTPQVARLTLVADPDGLLLEEGLLAGIRERGFELIPFEDPIVFRYAYESKFRSRWDRGEETDLVVVLRSASHDLDALPYDLLQAGRKLSFSLSDLFPNLSYPVVAALDRGYLDALYEAQMRHAPGQLGDNATKEFVLRHVFEIAPELIKEPKDLLRVLLRRHYRNMSIPAILDEHFLKILRHKALFEDWPLEAIIPNAQAFFAFLQERWPVFLDSLAMPKDDAVQEDAANYGFAFPGPRLLPFDHPDVRIYLDNLFLEGLLQPVAHEQSHALAKTWVAYGIKVSPGEHRRRRMVGLLDAIEKTIPTVEARHGEWLHFAYRWAELVALALEPDTTLPEEYQERFQTLRSRIDSALTGWVVKRYASLITLPPVPPVMVHHIPRFLARSLADEPGSKIAFLLVDGLALDQWIALRDVLREQDSTLRFRENAIFAWIPTITSVSRQAAFAGKPPIYFPTSIHTTDKEPALWTQFWVDQGLNANEVAYAKGLGDGDLSELSERLSQPKLRVVGLIIDKVDRIMHGMELGAAGMHNQVRQWARQGFMRDLLGLLQTQGFQVYLASDHGNIEASGIGKPLEGAVADLRGERVRVYSDPRLRAQIKARFPESLEWPPVGLPADYLALIAPPGAAFVPKGKTLVGHGGISVEELLVPLVQIDRRDR; this is translated from the coding sequence ATGGGTACTTGGCGCGACCAAATTCTGAGTGAGTTCACACCCCAGGTCGCCCGGCTTACCCTGGTCGCCGATCCGGATGGCCTTCTCCTTGAAGAAGGTCTCCTTGCAGGGATCCGGGAACGGGGCTTTGAGCTGATCCCGTTCGAGGATCCTATTGTCTTTCGTTATGCCTACGAATCCAAGTTCCGCTCCCGCTGGGACCGTGGCGAGGAAACCGATCTGGTGGTGGTGCTAAGATCGGCCTCACACGATCTCGATGCCTTGCCTTACGACCTGCTGCAGGCTGGCCGCAAGCTCTCGTTCTCCTTAAGCGATCTCTTCCCGAATCTCAGCTATCCGGTGGTCGCAGCGCTGGACCGAGGCTATTTGGACGCCCTTTACGAAGCGCAGATGAGGCACGCGCCGGGGCAGCTCGGTGACAACGCGACGAAGGAGTTCGTCCTTCGTCATGTGTTCGAGATCGCGCCGGAACTCATCAAAGAGCCTAAGGACCTGCTCCGGGTCTTGCTGCGCCGCCATTACCGGAACATGAGCATTCCGGCCATCCTCGATGAGCATTTCCTCAAGATTCTTCGTCACAAAGCTCTGTTCGAGGATTGGCCTCTGGAAGCCATCATCCCCAACGCGCAAGCATTCTTTGCGTTCCTGCAGGAGCGCTGGCCGGTGTTCCTGGATTCGCTCGCAATGCCGAAGGACGACGCTGTCCAAGAGGACGCGGCGAACTACGGCTTTGCGTTTCCAGGACCGAGGCTTTTGCCTTTCGACCACCCCGATGTTCGCATTTACCTCGACAACCTTTTCCTCGAGGGCCTGCTCCAGCCGGTTGCTCACGAGCAATCACATGCGCTCGCCAAGACCTGGGTGGCTTACGGCATCAAAGTCTCCCCCGGGGAGCACCGTCGCCGCCGCATGGTGGGGCTGCTGGATGCCATCGAGAAGACGATCCCCACGGTGGAAGCGCGTCATGGGGAGTGGCTCCATTTCGCCTACCGGTGGGCGGAGCTCGTCGCCTTGGCGCTGGAGCCGGACACCACCCTGCCCGAAGAATACCAGGAGCGCTTTCAGACACTGAGATCCCGAATCGATTCTGCACTCACCGGTTGGGTGGTGAAGCGCTACGCGAGCCTGATCACCCTTCCGCCCGTGCCACCGGTGATGGTGCATCACATCCCTCGGTTCCTCGCCCGAAGCCTTGCCGATGAGCCGGGCTCGAAGATCGCTTTTTTGCTGGTGGACGGTCTCGCCCTGGATCAATGGATCGCCTTGCGCGACGTGCTCCGGGAGCAGGATTCGACGCTGCGTTTCCGTGAGAACGCCATTTTTGCTTGGATTCCCACCATCACCTCGGTTTCCCGGCAGGCCGCCTTTGCCGGCAAGCCGCCGATCTACTTCCCAACGAGTATCCATACCACAGACAAGGAGCCGGCCCTTTGGACGCAGTTCTGGGTCGATCAGGGGCTCAACGCAAACGAGGTGGCTTACGCCAAGGGGCTGGGCGATGGGGACCTCAGCGAGCTCTCCGAGCGCCTCTCCCAGCCCAAGCTACGTGTCGTCGGACTGATCATCGACAAGGTCGACCGGATCATGCACGGCATGGAGCTGGGTGCGGCGGGGATGCACAACCAGGTTCGGCAATGGGCCAGGCAGGGTTTCATGCGGGACCTTCTCGGCCTGCTTCAGACCCAAGGTTTTCAGGTCTACCTTGCCTCGGACCACGGCAACATCGAGGCAAGCGGCATAGGGAAGCCACTTGAGGGTGCTGTTGCCGACTTGCGCGGCGAGCGCGTGCGGGTCTACTCCGATCCCAGGCTCAGGGCTCAAATCAAGGCGCGATTCCCGGAGTCCTTGGAGTGGCCCCCGGTGGGGCTGCCGGCGGACTACCTCGCCCTCATCGCGCCGCCCGGGGCGGCATTCGTACCGAAGGGTAAAACCCTCGTCGGTCATGGAGGCATTAGTGTCGAGGAGTTGCTCGTCCCCCTTGTCCAGATCGATAGGAGGGACCGATGA
- a CDS encoding thioredoxin fold domain-containing protein, whose amino-acid sequence MRLVRAGILGLIGVAYLWLTAALAVDFSRWYAYSEAGQLARQEGRILMVYFWSHGCPYCEQMNTFVLSDPAVLQVLERCFVVASVDSQSPEGIPLARQLRALGTPTFVFLVYGEGSWKETGRLFGSRPRAQFLKELQRVSAQGGSGCG is encoded by the coding sequence ATGCGACTTGTGCGAGCGGGCATCCTCGGGCTCATCGGTGTTGCGTACCTCTGGCTCACCGCGGCGCTGGCGGTGGATTTCAGCCGCTGGTACGCCTACTCCGAGGCCGGCCAGCTAGCCCGGCAGGAGGGGCGTATCCTGATGGTCTACTTCTGGAGCCACGGCTGCCCCTACTGCGAGCAGATGAACACCTTTGTGCTCTCCGACCCGGCGGTGTTGCAGGTGCTGGAGCGCTGCTTCGTGGTGGCCAGCGTGGACAGCCAAAGCCCGGAGGGGATCCCCTTGGCCCGCCAGTTGCGGGCGCTGGGGACCCCCACGTTCGTGTTCTTGGTGTACGGCGAGGGCAGTTGGAAGGAGACCGGACGGCTTTTCGGCAGCCGTCCTCGGGCGCAGTTTCTGAAGGAGTTGCAGCGGGTTTCTGCCCAAGGAGGTAGCGGTTGTGGATAG
- a CDS encoding histidine phosphatase family protein, whose protein sequence is MSVEIWLVRHGETLWNAEGRLTGWSDVALSARGEAQARALFPLLAAEPFDSVVSSDLSRAVQTARLAYGEPGRRLWALRELDFGRLEGRKWAELAESYKAALLAFEGFEAPGGESTAELRSRVYGFLAGLPPGRHLAFTHGGVLRLVLRDFDRDRFLPPCAVVRLDWTGRRVRFVRGEEGSDG, encoded by the coding sequence ATGAGCGTGGAAATCTGGCTGGTGCGCCACGGCGAGACCCTCTGGAACGCCGAGGGCCGGCTCACCGGCTGGAGCGACGTGGCCCTGAGCGCGCGGGGCGAGGCCCAGGCCAGGGCCCTGTTCCCCCTGCTCGCCGCCGAGCCCTTCGACAGCGTGGTATCCTCGGACCTCTCCCGGGCCGTCCAGACCGCCCGGCTGGCCTATGGCGAGCCCGGGCGGCGGCTTTGGGCGCTGCGCGAGCTGGACTTCGGCCGGCTCGAGGGCCGGAAGTGGGCCGAGCTGGCCGAATCCTATAAGGCCGCCCTGCTCGCTTTCGAGGGGTTTGAGGCCCCAGGAGGCGAGTCCACGGCGGAGCTACGCTCGAGGGTGTACGGCTTCCTCGCGGGGCTTCCCCCGGGGCGGCACCTGGCCTTCACCCATGGTGGCGTGTTACGGTTGGTGCTGCGGGATTTCGACCGGGACCGCTTCCTGCCGCCCTGTGCGGTGGTGAGGCTCGATTGGACGGGGCGTAGGGTGCGGTTTGTGCGGGGCGAGGAGGGTTCGGATGGTTGA
- the dsr1 gene encoding anti-phage defense-associated sirtuin Dsr1, with protein MQFIANGPDIPEALLDAHEEGRVVFFCGAGVSYPAGLPGFKGLVDKIYHFVGTTRTHLEDETYQRGQYDATLDLLERRLPGQRLAMRRVLHDILKPKLRRKGATYTHEALLQLAKDRGNALRLVTTNFDLIFEHVARRRTNKLSLNAFVAPMLPIPKRSRWNGLVYLHGRLPTDRNDEAALNQLVLTSGDFGLAYLTERWAARFVSELFRNYIVCFVGYSINDPVMRYMMDALAADRMLGEMLPQAYAFGDCPPGQERAKTIEWEAKGVTPILYDPANGHAALQRTLKAWADTYRDGVLGKERIVVNHALARPSASTQQDDFVGRMLWALSDPSGLPAKRFAEFDPVPSLDWLKAFSDDRYRHADLARFGVLSRADADNKLAFSLIHRPAPYTHAPWMSLLSTITTGSSWDDVMFQLARWLTRHLNDPALILWVAQHGGQLHDRWHWLIEDELGRLARLEREGKTAELDAIRANAPNAIPRPLMRILWRLLLTGRIKSLSKDLGLYRWKDRFRRDGLTATLRLELRDLLAPKVMLRKPFRWGDEDRDEAAAPQRLRQLVDWELVLAVDNAYSSLRNLLETDHWSRALPMLLDDFQQLLRDALDLLRELGEAGDRSDRSFLYLPSISPHWQNRGFPDWVTLIELVRDAWLSVRSTDPARARRVAQDWFALPYPTFKRLALFAASQDGCIAPEQWVDWLTIDDAWWLWSVETRRETMRLLVLQGTSLTPEARTKLEAAILTGPPRHMFRDDLKPDEWQSLVEHSVWLRLAKLNQGGCQLGDAALTRFNELTEAHPEWKLSKHEREEFSHWMSGTGDPDFEESRQVDIAPRKRKELVEWLKHSPPPQRPFREDTWRETCKKHFANAGAALGDLAQEGIWPIDRWNDVFYAWAESGRLAKRTWRCVAPLVQAMPEDKLEKLAHALTWWLRKVSETIDSNEDIFIDLCRRILALSYEPEGGNGDPVTRAINHPVGHVTEALLNIWFNRKPSDNDGLPDDIKSLFTQLCDTQKEQFRHGRVLLASRLIALFRVDRSWTETHLLPLFDWTRDPIEAKVVWQGFLWSPRLYQPLLIAIKEPFLATASHYAELGEFARQYAAFLAYAALNPLDSYTAQDFRTAIGALPQEGLNEVARALVQALEAAGELQEEYWRNRIQSFWHDIWPKSRSLASNSIAESLALLTIAARGEFPSALSAVIDWISPVEHPHFVVHRLHESALVKQFPKDALRLLDTVIDNQPWPPRELGACLNAISQASPELLQDPRYQRLAEYARRQGVMK; from the coding sequence ATGCAGTTCATAGCCAACGGTCCTGACATACCTGAAGCCCTGTTGGATGCGCATGAGGAAGGGCGTGTCGTGTTCTTTTGTGGTGCTGGCGTCTCTTATCCAGCAGGCTTGCCTGGGTTCAAAGGACTGGTGGATAAGATTTATCACTTCGTGGGGACTACTCGAACCCACCTAGAAGACGAGACGTATCAACGCGGGCAATATGATGCCACGTTGGATTTGCTGGAGCGACGGTTGCCAGGCCAGCGCTTGGCGATGCGGCGGGTGTTGCACGATATTCTAAAACCAAAACTGCGCCGTAAAGGCGCTACCTATACCCATGAAGCCTTGTTACAACTAGCTAAGGACCGCGGAAACGCACTACGTTTAGTGACTACCAATTTTGATCTTATCTTTGAACATGTTGCTCGACGCAGGACGAACAAGCTGTCATTAAACGCCTTTGTTGCGCCTATGCTGCCGATCCCGAAAAGGAGCCGATGGAATGGACTTGTGTATCTACATGGGCGGCTGCCAACAGACAGGAATGACGAGGCTGCACTGAATCAGTTGGTGCTGACTAGCGGCGATTTCGGCCTGGCCTACCTCACCGAACGCTGGGCGGCGCGCTTCGTCAGCGAACTGTTCCGAAACTATATCGTTTGCTTTGTCGGCTACAGCATTAATGACCCGGTAATGCGCTACATGATGGATGCCCTGGCTGCCGACCGGATGTTGGGCGAAATGCTCCCCCAAGCTTATGCCTTCGGCGATTGTCCACCCGGTCAGGAAAGGGCCAAAACCATTGAGTGGGAGGCGAAAGGCGTCACGCCGATCCTCTACGACCCGGCAAACGGACACGCTGCATTGCAACGCACCCTCAAAGCCTGGGCTGACACCTATCGTGACGGAGTTCTTGGGAAGGAGCGCATCGTCGTGAATCATGCCCTTGCACGCCCATCGGCCAGTACCCAACAAGACGATTTCGTAGGCCGAATGTTGTGGGCGCTGTCAGATCCATCAGGCCTACCAGCCAAGCGCTTCGCGGAGTTCGATCCCGTCCCCTCACTAGATTGGCTAAAAGCCTTCTCGGATGATCGCTATCGGCACGCGGACCTCGCCCGTTTCGGTGTGCTGTCGCGCGCGGATGCCGACAACAAGCTTGCATTCAGTCTGATCCACCGCCCTGCCCCTTACACCCATGCGCCGTGGATGTCGCTGCTATCTACAATCACCACGGGCAGCAGCTGGGACGATGTGATGTTCCAGTTGGCCCGCTGGCTTACACGTCACCTGAATGACCCCGCCTTGATTCTTTGGGTAGCGCAGCACGGTGGTCAATTGCACGACCGCTGGCATTGGCTGATCGAGGACGAGCTGGGGCGCCTGGCGCGTCTGGAGAGAGAAGGCAAGACGGCCGAGCTGGATGCAATCCGCGCCAACGCGCCCAATGCTATCCCGAGACCGCTAATGCGTATCCTGTGGCGCCTACTGCTGACCGGTCGTATCAAGTCGCTGAGCAAAGACCTGGGTTTGTACCGCTGGAAGGATCGGTTTAGGCGCGATGGTCTGACCGCCACGCTGCGCCTGGAGCTGCGTGACCTGCTGGCACCCAAGGTCATGCTGCGCAAACCCTTCCGCTGGGGTGACGAGGATCGAGACGAAGCCGCCGCACCGCAGCGCTTGAGACAACTGGTCGATTGGGAGCTGGTCCTCGCCGTCGATAATGCCTATTCCTCGCTGCGTAATCTGTTGGAAACCGACCACTGGAGCCGCGCGTTGCCTATGTTGCTCGACGATTTTCAGCAGTTGCTGCGCGACGCGCTGGACTTGCTGCGCGAGCTGGGCGAGGCCGGCGACCGCAGCGACCGCTCCTTCTTGTACCTCCCATCGATCAGCCCACATTGGCAGAACCGGGGTTTCCCCGATTGGGTGACGTTGATCGAACTCGTCCGCGATGCCTGGCTGTCTGTACGCAGCACCGATCCAGCGCGTGCACGCCGGGTTGCGCAGGATTGGTTCGCCCTTCCCTATCCAACTTTCAAACGCCTGGCCCTGTTCGCAGCGAGCCAAGACGGCTGCATCGCGCCCGAACAGTGGGTGGATTGGTTGACAATTGATGACGCGTGGTGGCTGTGGTCGGTGGAAACGCGGCGCGAGACCATGCGTTTGCTGGTGCTACAGGGCACCTCACTCACACCGGAGGCCAGAACAAAACTGGAGGCCGCTATCCTAACCGGCCCGCCTCGCCATATGTTCCGCGATGATCTCAAACCGGATGAGTGGCAGTCTCTTGTGGAGCATTCAGTTTGGCTTCGCTTGGCCAAACTGAATCAAGGTGGATGCCAACTGGGAGATGCCGCACTCACAAGATTCAATGAACTGACGGAGGCTCATCCTGAATGGAAGCTGTCGAAACACGAACGGGAGGAGTTTTCACACTGGATGAGCGGAACCGGTGATCCAGATTTTGAGGAAAGCCGGCAAGTAGACATCGCTCCACGCAAGCGAAAGGAACTAGTCGAATGGCTCAAGCACTCACCACCGCCACAAAGACCATTCCGTGAGGATACGTGGCGCGAGACGTGCAAAAAACACTTCGCCAACGCTGGTGCAGCTTTGGGTGACCTCGCACAAGAAGGTATTTGGCCGATCGACCGGTGGAATGATGTTTTTTACGCATGGGCTGAATCGGGCCGCCTTGCTAAACGCACATGGCGTTGCGTCGCGCCTCTTGTGCAGGCCATGCCCGAAGACAAGCTTGAGAAGCTAGCGCACGCTCTGACATGGTGGCTCAGAAAGGTATCCGAAACAATCGATTCGAACGAAGACATCTTTATAGATCTGTGCCGCCGTATTTTGGCACTATCATATGAACCGGAAGGAGGTAATGGAGATCCTGTAACTCGCGCCATCAATCACCCTGTCGGGCATGTCACAGAGGCACTGCTGAATATCTGGTTTAATCGGAAACCGAGTGACAATGATGGCTTGCCGGACGACATCAAGTCGCTCTTCACCCAGCTTTGTGATACCCAGAAAGAGCAGTTCCGCCATGGTCGTGTGTTGCTGGCGTCGCGCCTGATCGCGTTATTCCGCGTTGACAGATCTTGGACGGAAACCCATCTCCTACCACTGTTCGACTGGACACGCGATCCCATCGAAGCCAAGGTGGTATGGCAAGGGTTCTTGTGGTCCCCACGGCTGTACCAACCGCTGTTGATCGCCATCAAAGAACCGTTTCTTGCCACGGCCAGTCACTACGCGGAACTCGGCGAATTCGCTCGACAATACGCGGCGTTTCTGGCTTACGCTGCATTGAATCCCCTGGATAGCTATACGGCACAAGATTTTCGAACGGCGATAGGAGCACTGCCGCAAGAAGGACTGAATGAAGTTGCGCGAGCCCTCGTACAAGCTTTAGAGGCAGCGGGAGAACTGCAAGAAGAGTATTGGAGGAATCGGATACAGTCTTTCTGGCATGATATATGGCCTAAGTCTCGTAGTCTGGCTTCGAATAGTATTGCAGAGTCACTTGCACTCCTAACCATAGCTGCACGAGGGGAGTTCCCCTCTGCGCTGTCCGCTGTAATTGACTGGATTAGTCCAGTCGAACATCCCCATTTCGTTGTACACCGGCTGCATGAATCCGCCCTGGTAAAACAATTTCCGAAGGACGCTCTGCGCTTGCTGGATACTGTAATCGACAACCAGCCGTGGCCCCCTAGGGAACTCGGGGCATGCTTGAATGCCATTTCGCAAGCCTCGCCGGAACTGCTCCAAGATCCCCGGTACCAACGGTTAGCAGAATACGCCAGGCGGCAGGGTGTCATGAAGTGA
- the cobU gene encoding bifunctional adenosylcobinamide kinase/adenosylcobinamide-phosphate guanylyltransferase, with translation MVDGVPAPAVDEVPAPAEARLILVTGGARSGKSAFAQEEAQRLGGDGVSFIATAQALDAEMNERIAAHRAQRPREWQTLEEPLNVSAALRQARHEVVLLDCLALWVSNLLLRQPDPVERLEALIPHLEALLEAWRDTGKRLLVVTNEVGLGIVPENPLARRYRDLLGFANARLAREAGAVYLMVAGLPLRLK, from the coding sequence ATGGTTGACGGAGTCCCCGCGCCAGCGGTTGACGAAGTCCCCGCACCAGCGGAGGCTAGGCTCATCCTGGTCACGGGCGGGGCGCGCTCGGGCAAGAGCGCCTTCGCCCAGGAAGAGGCCCAGAGGCTGGGCGGCGATGGGGTGAGCTTCATCGCCACCGCCCAGGCCCTCGATGCGGAGATGAACGAGCGCATCGCGGCGCACCGAGCCCAGCGCCCGCGGGAGTGGCAGACCCTCGAGGAGCCCTTGAACGTGAGCGCTGCCCTACGCCAGGCCCGCCACGAGGTGGTGCTCTTGGACTGCCTCGCCTTGTGGGTCTCCAACCTGCTCTTGCGCCAGCCGGACCCGGTGGAGAGGCTAGAAGCCCTCATCCCCCACCTCGAGGCGCTGCTGGAGGCCTGGCGGGACACGGGTAAGCGCCTCTTGGTAGTGACCAACGAGGTGGGCCTGGGCATCGTCCCCGAGAACCCTTTGGCCCGGCGCTACCGCGACCTCTTGGGCTTTGCCAACGCCCGCCTAGCCCGCGAGGCCGGCGCGGTGTACCTGATGGTCGCGGGCCTTCCCCTGAGGCTGAAATAA
- a CDS encoding DUF86 domain-containing protein, giving the protein MRASALEVLDFTRGMTFEAFLQDRKTINAVIRSLEVFPQNVRVRHSDIPWRDVAGMRDKLIHEYHGVDLEIVWRTVQEDVPALLPRIEKVLAEERARERVRREGDGASGGEKGGDPV; this is encoded by the coding sequence ATGCGGGCCTCCGCCCTGGAAGTGCTGGACTTCACCCGCGGGATGACCTTTGAGGCGTTCCTGCAGGACCGCAAGACGATCAACGCGGTCATCCGCTCGCTGGAGGTCTTTCCGCAGAACGTTCGGGTCAGACACTCTGACATCCCCTGGCGAGACGTCGCGGGGATGCGGGACAAGCTCATCCACGAGTACCACGGCGTGGACCTGGAAATCGTCTGGAGGACGGTTCAAGAGGACGTCCCCGCGCTGCTCCCGCGGATTGAGAAGGTGCTTGCCGAGGAAAGAGCGAGGGAAAGAGTGAGGAGGGAGGGCGATGGTGCTTCCGGCGGGGAGAAAGGGGGCGATCCCGTGTGA
- a CDS encoding nucleotidyltransferase family protein, whose translation MATKVKEKGRPKTLAEIRRILKAHKAELAAQYGVQRIAVFGSYARGEATPESDLDLLVEFSPSPGLLKFVELERRLSELLGVKVELVTPKAIKPHIGERVLEEIIEV comes from the coding sequence ATGGCAACGAAGGTCAAGGAAAAAGGGCGGCCGAAGACGCTGGCGGAGATCCGCCGGATCTTGAAAGCGCACAAGGCAGAGCTTGCAGCCCAATACGGCGTGCAGCGGATCGCCGTCTTTGGCTCTTACGCCCGTGGGGAAGCCACGCCCGAGAGCGATTTAGACCTTCTGGTGGAGTTCTCCCCCTCTCCGGGGTTGCTCAAGTTTGTCGAGCTTGAGCGCCGCTTGAGCGAGCTTTTGGGCGTAAAGGTTGAGCTGGTCACGCCAAAAGCCATAAAGCCCCATATCGGCGAGCGGGTCCTCGAGGAGATCATCGAGGTGTGA
- the soxY gene encoding thiosulfate oxidation carrier protein SoxY: MDRRRFLKIAGVVAGAWLAPKLALAQGGGLEGEDVAHLEPALQKVLGKGFKDLTPSGQVKLTMPTIAESGANVPFEIEVNLPKEQVKAIHLFVDKNPSPHIVKVEVGQAMPYYASRTRMAETSAVRAVVETQDGKLLLASASTRVTVGGCG, encoded by the coding sequence GTGGATAGGAGAAGGTTTCTCAAAATAGCAGGTGTGGTCGCCGGGGCCTGGCTGGCTCCCAAGCTGGCCTTGGCCCAGGGGGGTGGGCTCGAGGGAGAGGATGTCGCCCATTTAGAGCCTGCCTTGCAAAAGGTTTTGGGCAAAGGGTTCAAGGATCTCACCCCCTCAGGCCAGGTGAAGCTCACCATGCCCACCATCGCCGAGTCTGGGGCCAACGTACCCTTCGAGATCGAGGTCAACCTGCCCAAAGAGCAGGTAAAGGCCATTCACCTCTTCGTGGACAAAAACCCCTCGCCCCACATCGTCAAGGTGGAGGTGGGACAGGCCATGCCCTACTACGCCTCCCGCACCCGCATGGCCGAGACCTCGGCGGTGCGGGCGGTGGTGGAGACCCAAGACGGCAAGCTGCTCCTGGCTTCAGCCAGCACCCGCGTCACCGTGGGCGGGTGCGGCTAG
- a CDS encoding class I SAM-dependent DNA methyltransferase: MDAAEYKHVVLGLIFLKYISDAFEEQQAKLEAEIAQGANPEDPDEYRAANVFWLPPEARWSNLQKNARQPTIGQLVDGAMAAIERDNPALRGVLPKDYARPALDKQRLGQLIDLISNIRVGDAEARAKDVLGRVYEYFLSQFASAEGKKGGEFYTPRCVVKLLVEMLEPYRGRVYDPCCGSSGMFVQSVEFIRAHASGNGNGGRAKADISIYGQESNYTTWRLAKMNLAIRGIDGQIAHGDTFHNDRFPDLKADFILANPPFNVSDWGGERLREDPRWKYGVPPVGNANFAWVQHIVHHLAPTGVAGFVLANGSMSSNQSGEGEIRKNLIEADLVDCMVALPDKLFKKGHEAPQSGTGAPPPPRAASAAGTPAAVLVVSQKPHPPRTSASARRCRGRRT; the protein is encoded by the coding sequence ATGGACGCCGCCGAGTACAAGCACGTCGTCCTCGGATTGATCTTCCTCAAGTACATCTCCGACGCCTTCGAGGAGCAGCAAGCGAAGCTCGAGGCCGAAATCGCGCAAGGCGCCAACCCCGAGGACCCCGACGAGTACCGCGCGGCGAACGTCTTCTGGCTCCCGCCCGAAGCCCGCTGGTCGAACCTGCAGAAGAACGCCCGCCAGCCCACGATTGGTCAACTGGTGGACGGGGCCATGGCCGCCATCGAGCGGGACAACCCCGCGCTCCGGGGCGTGCTGCCCAAGGACTACGCCCGCCCCGCCCTCGACAAGCAGCGCCTGGGCCAGCTCATCGACCTCATTAGCAACATCCGGGTGGGCGACGCGGAGGCCCGCGCCAAGGACGTGCTCGGCCGGGTCTACGAGTACTTCCTCTCGCAGTTCGCCAGCGCCGAGGGCAAGAAGGGCGGCGAGTTCTACACCCCGCGCTGCGTGGTCAAGCTGCTGGTGGAGATGCTCGAGCCCTACCGCGGGCGGGTCTACGACCCCTGCTGCGGCTCGTCGGGCATGTTCGTGCAGTCGGTGGAGTTCATCCGCGCGCACGCCAGCGGGAACGGCAACGGCGGCAGGGCAAAGGCCGACATCTCGATCTACGGCCAGGAGTCGAACTACACCACCTGGCGGCTGGCCAAGATGAACCTGGCCATCCGCGGCATCGACGGCCAGATCGCGCACGGCGACACCTTCCACAACGACCGCTTCCCCGACCTCAAGGCCGACTTCATCCTGGCCAATCCGCCCTTCAATGTCAGCGACTGGGGCGGCGAGCGGCTGCGCGAGGACCCGCGCTGGAAGTACGGCGTGCCGCCGGTGGGCAACGCCAACTTCGCCTGGGTGCAGCACATCGTCCATCACCTCGCCCCCACCGGCGTGGCCGGCTTCGTGCTGGCCAACGGCTCGATGTCCTCCAACCAGTCCGGCGAGGGCGAGATCCGCAAGAACCTCATCGAGGCCGACCTGGTGGACTGCATGGTAGCCCTGCCGGACAAGCTCTTCAAAAAAGGGCATGAGGCTCCACAAAGCGGTACCGGTGCGCCCCCACCGCCAAGGGCCGCTTCCGCCGCCGGTACACCGGCGGCGGTGCTCGTCGTAAGCCAGAAGCCTCACCCTCCGCGGACCTCGGCATCGGCCCGTCGGTGCCGGGGACGGAGAACCTGA